The genome window GAACTGTTTAGGAATGCTTCTTGCAACACTTCTGGCCAAACTATTTCGCGTTTTCCTTCTTCCCCGCCAAATACACTGACTAGAATGAGACCGACTATAATTGCCGGGGATTCCATTAATGCTAGCGCGGCTACCATGTAACCGTCAAAGTCGATTCCCTGTGCTGTGAGGAAGGAGGTTGCAGTGATAAATGTGACGGCGCTGATGGAACCGTAGGTGGCTGCGATCGCTGCGGCATTGTAGGAGTCGAGTTTTATCCTCAGAATTAAAAAAGTATAAATTGGTACTAGCATTGACATCAGCATGGCGGCCACAATTGTCAGGGCGATTTGCTGGTCAATTCCGCTTTTGGACAGTTCGACACCGCCTTTAAATCCGATCGCAAACAGCAGGTACAGCGAAAACAGTTTGGGGATGGGGGCTGGAATTTCTAAATCAGATTTGAGAAAAATTGCCAGCATTCCCATGAAAAAAGCTAATATGGGTGGATTTAAGATATTTGACGCTACTAAACTCAAATCCACGATCGTTCACTCCCATTTCTTGCGTTTTTAATATTACTTCCCCAGTAATTGTGGCACGAGAATGGATCAATAGAGCGATCGAACTTTGGACGCGAAAGCTCGATCGGGATAAATACCGCCAAATACGGCAAAGGCACAAAGTGCACACCTTACAACCAGTAAGGCGTGCACTTCGCACCCGCAGGTTAAGTATTTGTGTTTAACTAAGCAACAGTCAAATAAGACTCTAGGGCTTCGGAACCACCGATCAACTTGCCGTCGATAAATACTTGCGGCACAGTTGTAGCCCCAGTCATAGCCCGGAGCGATCGGGTTGTGATCTCCCGGCCCAAGACGATTTCTTCATAATCCAAGCCATGTTTACTCAGCATTGCCTTAGCCTTAGCGCAGAAGGGACAGCCGATTTTTGTAAACAGCGAAACGACCTTGGGCTTGGCTGCTGCGGAGTTGATGTAGTTGAGCATCGTCTCGGCATCGGACACTTTGAAAGGGTCTCCCGGTTCCTCTGGCTCAATAAACATTTTTTCAACCACGCCATCTTTTACCAGCATCGAATAACGCCAAGACCGCTTCCCAAAGCCTAAATCTGTTTTGTCTACCAGCATTCCCATGCCTTCGGTAAACTCGCCGTTACCGTCGGGAATTAACGTCACATTGTCTGCTTCTTGGTCTTTTGCCCACTCGTTCATCACAAAGGTGTCGTTGACGGAAATGCAAACGATTTCATCTACGCCGTTTTCTTTGAAAACTTTCGCCAATTCGTTGTAACCGGGGAGGTGCGTTGACGAACAAGTAGGAGTAAAGGCTCCTGGTAGCGAGAACACTACTACGGTTTTGCCTGCAAATATATCATCCGTGGTGACATCGACCCACTCGTTGTCTTTGCGAGTGCGAAAGGTGACTTTGGGTACTCTTTGACCTTCGTGGTTCGTCAGCATGATTTTAAATTTTTGGGTACTTGGGTTCCATTCCTTTGCTTATTATAGCGTACTCATAACGAGTATGACTTGTCAAGGGAGGCGAGTTTTTTTCTCGGACTTGGGCGCGCGCGAGCTCAGTTCATTGTCTTTGCGACGACAGTTTGAATCATAGTCCGAATCAATCTCACGGCGGGCGCGAACTCAGTTCATTGTCTTTGCGACAGCTAGCAGATTTAAAACTTGCAGTTTAAGTAGGTCGGCAATTCTGCCTCCATTCCTTTGCTGCTGCTAACGGGTGAGGATTTTTTACACATTCTCTCAACATATCGATATCAATTCCCGGTAGCAATTCGCTTTGTGTGATTAATTCATAACCGCAGTTGGGCGCGAATTCAACCGGAATTTCTTCTCGCAAATGGTAGATAGAAAATCGGTCATTTCGCCAGAACCAAACCTCTCGCACATTCAACCTTCTATACAGTTCTAGTTTATTGATACTGCCACTGGTAACAATCACTTCAATTACCAAATCGGGAAATTCTTGATCTGTCCCAATACAGTAAGCTTCATCCGGTTCCGTACCGCCACTTTTTTCCTCTTGTCGCAGAGTTGTAGACCCAAAAGGAAAATATTCTATTTCAGCTTCTACAAAGTAAATTTCTAGCAGATTTCCAATGCCAGTTTTGCGACTTTCATGGCGGCGAGAAGGCGACATAATTTCCAAAACTCCATCTAAATAAGTAACTCGATATCCCGCTGTATCTCCAATCCGATTCAGCAGTGTCTCGTATTGTTCCCAGTTGGCGCTATCGGTAATGTAGCGATCTTCAGGATCTTGGCGTTGGAGTGCTTGTTCCTTAAGTAGCGTATCTAGCTCGCTCGTCAGCATCGGTATTACCTCCTTACAAGTTGTTCTAATCTTAGCTCAAGTTTATTCCCAATCAAATTGCCTCCCCAAATATTCCTCTACTTCCTGGTTGTAAGGTCGGAAATAATCGCTCAACCAATCGCGAACCGATTCATTGACAGGCTGGTAAGAACCGGGATTAGCATTTTGGTACTCAGATAATTGATATTCCGGCAAATCTAAGAATTCTAAAACTTGCTTGAGTGTTGTCGCCGCACCTGCATAAAAATCTTCGCTTTTCAAAATTAACAACTGTTCTGGGGGAAAGAAAGTGCGCCATTTTTTGATAAATTCTATGTACCTACCGCGAGCTAAATAATTCCCCGGTTCTTCGCCGATGATGTATTCTGGATTTTGATTCAACCGTTCAACTTCATCGCTAATTGCTCGATCGAGCGATCGCGCTTCCCAATTTAAGCCAGTCAAGCGGTAAAATTGAGAAATCGCCCGATCGACCGGATTTCGTAAAAGTACAATCAGTTTCGCCTCTGGAAACAGGCTGTAGAGACGTTCCGGTGCTTCCCTAGAGTCAAAATAGCTCGGACTTGCTTCGCCAGTTACAAATTGCTCTCCCGAAGGCATGGGCGGAAAATGAGCCAAATACCAATCAATCCCTCTGTCAAAGTGCCACGAAAAAAAATCCATCTCCTTTTTAATCGGAGTCAAAATTTGCGGGTGTTGAGCTAAATAAGTATACAGAGAAGTCGTGCCGCACCGCTGACAACCAATAATTATAAAGTTAGGAACTTTGACTGGTTTTAAGTTCCAATTTTGTGGCACAGGCATCTTGCCTGTCTCTTGTTGTGGAACAGGCATCTTGCCTGTATCTGCTTGTGGCACAGGCATCTTGCCCGTATCTGCTTGTGGAACAGGCATCTTGCCTGTATCTGCTTGTGGAACAGGCATCTTGCCTGTATCTGCTTGTGGAACAGGCATCTTGCCTGTTCTCTTACTGATAATAGATGCAAAACTTTGTTTGTAACTGACAGTTCGATAAAAATCAATCGCCTCGGCAATTTTACCTTGCCTCGTCAAAGCTTCCCCCAAATTCAGATAAGGCCAAAAAGCCTCCGGTTTAGCTGCAACAACTTCGCGGCACAATTTCTCAACTTCATCTAGCTTGTTTTGCCTAACAAAAACTTCCCACAAATTGTAATAAAACCACCAAGGAAGATCGGGATTTATTTTTAGTGCTTGGAAAAATGCCGCCGCCGCTTCCTCCCAATATTTTTGGTGGCTCAGAACAGCACCTAAATTGTAATAAGACCAGCAATCATCAGGTTTTTGGGCGACAGTTGCGCGAGATGAGGCTAATGCGCGATCCTCTTCGAGGGCTTCCCTAACGCACTTTTCTTGCTGCTGCAACAACTCCTCTAATTCCCCTGACAGTCCTGCACAACTCGGCATATTTGTCAATAAAAAATTGTAAATAATAATTGCGCTTTTTGGGCGATCGTACTTGGCTAAATTCTTTCCTAACTGCAAATAAAACTCCCCATTTTTCGGTGTAATTTGCAATTGCGATTGTTCTAACACTAAGTTGAAATCCGACTCAGTTTGTCTGAGAGCGTATCCCAACTTATCGTAAATTCCCGGCAAATCTCCGTCAATTTCAACAGCTTTTAAATACGTAGCGATAGCTTCATCCCACTGTTTTAGTTTAGTTAAAGCGTCGCCTAAATTGCAAAAAGACCAAGCAAAATCCGAGTTGAGTGCAATCTCGCAGCGGTAAGCAGCAGCAGCCTCTTCCCATCGCCGAAGTTTCAGCAAAGCATCGCCCAGATTGTGATATGACCAGGAAAAATCTGGATTTAACTCAACCGCTTTTTTGTAAGCAGCGACAGCTTCCTCCCATTTTTCAAGTTTCAGCAAAACATCGCCCAAACAGTGATAAGACCAAGAAAAATCTGGATTTAATTCAATAGCTTTTTTGTAAGCAGCAACAGCCTCATCAAACCGACCGCTTTCTTGCAGGGAATTACCCAAATCGTGGTAGTCATTATCCATGCAAAACTCCTGCAATAGTCAGTAATTTTTCCAGCGAGTTCAAATCCACCCGCATATCTTTATGTCCCGGATATTTCTGAGTTTGGTCATCCACCAAATCGCCAAGTAAATAGTAATGTTCCAAATTGCATAAATTGCTAATCATCCAATAACAATGCGGAACGTAAAGAGGGGAAAAAATCTCAATTACCTTAGTTCCCGGACTGCAAAAAACTAGATTAGTCAATCCCCCTCCGTGAGGGGCAACAACTACTTTAGCAGCAGCCAAACACGATGCTTGTTCCGCTACCGACATCGTTTCCAATTTGACACTGCGGAACCCAATTTTTTCTAAGTATTTAATTACCTCTTCATCGTTGAGGATTCGCCGATAGGATGCTTGTTGGCGGGTGATATAAATTCGCTCTGAATAGTCTGTATTTAGGAGCTGTTTTTCATTGAAAAAGGTCTGTTTGAGATATTCACACTTCCATTTTGAAACGGCTCCCGATCCGTCATAAAATATTGACGGAACTATTAATTTATCGGCTGTAATGTGTAAATTGCAGCGACTTTCTAAAAGTTTATCTTGAGAAATTCCTAAAGTATCTAAAGTTTCTGTTTGATAGGAAGAATCCCTGGCATTGACAACAAACTTATCTATAGTTTCTATCAATCCGCTCCGCTGCAAAAGGTCAAATCGCGTCATCACATCAAACATCCAATGAAAATAAGCAGCTCCACCCCAGCGAGCCGACAAAAAAGCCACATTTCCATCGAGGTGTTCAGCGGGAGGCAATTTGTCGGAAGTGATTACCAATTCAGCACAACCCATTGAAATATCAGGAACAAGTTTATTGTCTGAAGTAATGACGGCGGTAGTCACAACATCTGCCCAAGCTCGTCCGTTTGGCAATACGGCAACAAAAGCTTTTCTGGAATGACTTTGATGTTCCCAAAATCTGCGGCTGCTGTCGATTGTTTTGGAATCTGATAAATTGATTTGACTCGCAGGATGGATGTCAATGCAGGTGAGGTGCGGATTTGATTCTGCTGCAACGGTCAAATCTTCTGTAAACCCACAGTATTTTTTGAGAACACTTAAGGGTAAGATTTGATTCCTGCATTTTGCCCGATCGCTCTCATCGGCTTCTCCTTGTTGTTCCAGAGCATAACCTATATTATCGTAAGCTTCAAACAAATCCGGTTTAATTTGCAGGGCTTGAACTAAATTAGCGATCGCAGGTTCCCACTGCTGTTTTGCCATTAAACTCAAACCCAATCCTTCGTAACACCAGCAGGATTTTGGATCGAGATTGATGCCTTTTTCATAAATGGCGATCGCCCTTTCCAATTCCCCTTGATTTCGCAGTGCATCGCCCAACTTTTTGTACAGCCAACTATGCTCCGGTTCTAGAGCGATAGCACGACCAAAAGCAACTGCTGCTTCCGGCCAATTTTCTTGTGATTCCAGAACTTCTCCCAAACTATTGTACAGCCAACAATCATCTGGATTTAACTCAATAGCTTTGCGGTAAGCCGCCGCCGCTTCTTCCAAGTTTTCCAGTGCAACCAAAGCCTTACCTAATCTCTCGTAAGACCAACAAAAATCGGGATTTAGTTCAACTAACTTGCGGTAAGCAACAGCAGCGTCCTCCCACTCAGAAAGCTCCATCAGCACATCGCCTAAATTGTTGTAAGTCCAACAAAAATCGGGATTTAACTCAATAGCTTTGCGGTAAGCAGCAGCGGCTTCGTCGTGTTCCTCCATTGCCTGCCAAGTTTCCCCCAAAAAGTGGTAAGACCAACTAAAATTAGGGTTGAGTTCGATCGCCCCTTGGTAAGCGGCCCGAGCTTCGTCCAACTGTTTTTTCTCTTGCAGAGCTTTGCCCAACTTGTGGTAAGTTAAGTAGTTGCCAGACTTAATTTTAATCGCTGTTTGATAGCGGGCGGTCGCCTCATCCAAATAACCTGCATTTGCCGCAATATCCCCCAACTTTTCCCAACCCAGAGACAACAGAGTTTGCTCTTCGCCCAAACTTTGATTGCCGATTTTTTTGACAATCAGTTGATAGCCTTTGTGTACTACTTCTAACTGACTTCCAAACATTTCCAAAAAAACATCTATCCCAATTTTAGTATCTTGCTCCGGGCTGTCGGGAAACGTAAACTCGTAATCGTCAAAAATCATCAATCCCCCAACTTTCACCAACCTCCAAGATAAAATCGCATCTTGCAGAGCACTGGTGGGTTTGTGACAGCCGTCAATGTAAGCAACATCGTAATATTCCGCAGCCAAATTAATTAACAAATCTTGAGAGTAACCTTCTAATTCAATTACCCGATCGGCTGCTCCCGTTTTAACAATATTGCCCTTAAAATGTTGTTGGAAATACAAATCAATACAAGTAATCTTTGCCGTCGGATGAGTTAAAATCTTATCCAGCAGCCAGCAAGCCGACATTCCCTGAAAACTGCCGATTTCCACAACTTGAAAATCCGCAATTCCGGTAAATTCCTGCAAATGCCGTTGCCAAATAGGAATATTGTGGGTAAACCAATCTTGGGTAAATTGATAATCTTTCGCCGCACACTCAGGCCAACCCCTCAATTTGCTCGCTTTTTGGTGGCAAATAATTGCTTCTTCTAATTCCCCTAATTGCGGTAAAATATTTCCTAAATCGTTGTAAGCTTTAGAATTGCTCGGGTCGATTTCTATTTGGTGGCGGTAAGCGGCAATTTGTGCGTATAACTCCTGTTGTTTGGCCCGAACATCATTCAGTTGGGCGACAACTTCCGCAGCATTGGGTTCAATTTGCACTGCCATGCTATAAAATACGATCGCACCTTCCAACTGCTTCTGTTTCGCTAAACTATTGCCTAAATTTATATAAAACTCTGCTCCATCTAACTCAATTCCCAGCAAGTTGTGGTAAATTTTCCCGCTGGCAAGTACCTCGATAGCTTGACAATAAGTTGCGATTGTGCTGTCTAAGCCCGATTCGCTTCGCTTCCGCAAAACATATCCCAACCTCTGATTGATTCCCGTCAAATTCGGCTCAAGCTGAACCGCGTGCAGGTAGGCGCTAACAGCTTCATCCCATGATTGTTCGCAGGTTAAGGCAATTCCCAAATTGACATAAAACCAAGGAATATTTTGATTTATTGCAATAGCTTTGCGGTAGCAAATAATAGCTTCCTGCCACTGTTGTTTTTGAGCCAAAGCGTCCCCTAAGCAATTGTATGCCCAGTAGGAATTATCATTAATTTCCAGAGTCTGACGGTAACATTTAATGGCTGCATCAAAGTCGCGTTTTTGCGCGAAAACATTACCTAAACCCACGTAAGCACGAGCGTAGTTGGGATTGAGTTCGAGGCTTTTGTTGTAACAGGCGATCGCCCGATTTAATTCTCCTCTCTCCGCCCAAGTTTTACCCAAACTGTGGTAAGATTCAAACGAATTTGGATTGATGGCAATGGCTTGTCGGTAATTGGCGATCGCCTCATCCCACCGTTTCTCCCTGACCAGCATTTCCCCCAAATTGTGATAAGCTGTTGCCAGTTGCGGGTTTAACTTAATTGCCCGCGAATAACACTCCATAGCGCGATCGCACTTTCCCAATTCAACAAAACTATTTCCCAGAGTGACGTGCTCCTCAGCAGTTGCCCAATTCGGCTCGATATTAAAAGCTTGATACCAAAAGTCTGCCGCCTCTTCTCGCTTCTCCAACTGCGTCCAAACTCTCGCCAACTGCCGATAAGCAGCAGCAAAATGCGGCGCTAGCGAAATCGCTTTTTCACAATGGGCGATCGCCTTTTCCCACTGTTTCCCCTGAGAATACAAAATGCCGAGATTAGCATAAACTTCCGGCAAATTTGGATTGCGATCGATCGCCGCTTCATACCACTGCTTAGCTTGCTCGATTTCACCTCGAACCTGCATCACCTTTCCCAGCGTCTGGCAAGCTGCCCCCAAATTCGGTTCAATTTTCAACGCTGACTCGCAAGCAGCAACTGCCTCATTCAACTTTCCTTCGGCTAAATAAACTTCTGCTTGCCGACTCAAATCAACCGCTGCCTTTTCCATCTTCTCAATCGAGGGCATAATTAAACTTGCTCCAGACACCAACTAACTCAAACCCACTACCTCAACCATCCTTTTCAGCGAACTCAAGTTCACTAAAATATCCTCAGTCAGCGAATTCTGATACATCAACTGTCTAATAGGATAGCATTCAAAAGCCTCGCCCGCTAAAAAGTAATGTTCCAACTGCAAGTATTGACTGATTCCCCAGTAATAATGGCTGATATAGTGAGGGGACACCAACTCAATTACTTTAGTACCCTGGCGACAAAAAATCGTATTTGTCAAGCCGCTGCCGTGGGCAGCAACTATCACCTCAGCGTGGTAAAAATGAGCTATTTGCTCTGCCAAAGACATCGACTCAGGCAAAATTGAAACAAAGCCAAATTTCTCCAAAACCTCGATCGCATCTTCCTCGTTCAAGACTCTGCGATATCTCGCTTTGCTGCGGCTGATATAAATCCGTTTTGGATAGAGCGAACTCGGTATAATTCCCTTGAGAAACTCGCGCCTCAAAAAATCCATCGCCCACCCAGAAGGCCAGCCCAAATATCCCGCAAAAGACGGCACAATTAACTCGGTTGCTTGAATGTGAGGCAAGCGATCGCTCTCCAAGACTTTCTCTTCGGGAATGCCCAGAATTCTTAGACTTTCCCGCTGAAATTGGTGCTGACAACTATTCACCAAAAACCAATCAATCTCCGCCAAATCCCTACCGCTGTGCCGCAGCAATTCTATCCTCGGCAAAACGTCAACCATCCAGTGAAAATAGACGTTTCCCGACAAACCAGAAAGCACCGCCACGCTGCCGTCAATTTGCTTTAAAGCTGGAAATGATTCTAACTGAAAAACGCTGTGTTTTCTAACATCATGCTTTTCGCATCCAGGTAAAAACCCCGGATAATCTCTCGACACATCAGCCAACAAATAATTGTCAGGAGTAATTACAGCGATCGCCTTGCAAATCAGCCAATAATTTTCCTGCGGAACAATCCAAACTCGCCCGTTGGGAATTGCCGCCACAAAAGTCTTGGGCGACTGCACAGGTATCGGTTGCGAGTTGGACAAACGGCAAACTCCCCAACCCAAATGCACCGGATCGAACCACTTAGAAAGTCGCTGCAAACACAGCCCGCAAGTTAAACCGGTACAATCGGAATTTGCCAATTTGGAATTGGATCTCGCAAATTGGGAATTCGGAATATTTTCTGCACTTGCTTCTGGTGCAGGTTGCCAAAAAAATTCCACATAATTGTCAGCATCCAATTTAGCATTAACCAGCCAATCCCAACTCGATAAATAAATACCTTTAGGAGGTTTTATAGAAGTGTTATCTGGCAAGATAAAACTCTGTTTTTTCCACTCTTTCTGCTCTCCATACCCCTGCAATTGCAACTCTAAAACTTTTTGATAATAATCGATTGCCCGTTCCCAGCGCCCCTGTTTTTCCAGCAGTTTTGCCAACTCAAAATAAACCTGCGGTAAAGCAGGTTGAATCGTCAAAGCCATGCGGTAAACTGCAATTGCTGCGCCCAAGCGCTGTTGCTGGGCTAAGGAATTTCCCAGCCGCCAGTAAATCTCTGCATTCTGTGGCTGAATTTGCAAAGCTTTTTGATAATAAGCGGCGGCAGATTCGTGTCCGCCGTACTCTGTTAAAGCATTTCCCAAATGCAAGTAAATTTCGGCTAAATTATCGCAGATTTCAGCAATTGGTAATTGGGCATTGGGAATAGGACCTTGGGAATTGGGAATTGGGAATTGGGCATTGGGAATAGTTTCTTTTTCTTCCTTCTTCCTTCTATCCTTTACATCCGTTACATCCGCTACAAAATCCGTTGCCGAACTTCCTTCTTCCTTCTTCCTTCCAGTTAGTGCTGTGAGAAATCGATCGCACGCAGCGATCGCCCTTGACAATTCATCATCTTCTACCGCCGCAACTCTCCGCCTGTCTCCCAAGCGGCAGTAAGCCTCAACAAAATCAGGCTTCAGAGCTATTGCCCGCTCAAAATAAGGCATGGCTTCAGCAATTTTGCCCAAAACCATCAAAGAAAACCCCGCGTCTGTATAGCCCGAAATATAGTCGGAATCGATCTCGATCGCCCGCTCGAAACAAGCAAGCGCCGCCGAATGTTCCCCCTGTAATTGCCACGCTTTCCCCAGATTGTAGTGAGCCAAAACCATGTCCGGCTCCAATTCAATAGCTGTGAGGTAAGATGCGATCGCCCTTTCCGGACTTTTGTCCAGCAAAGCTTGACCCAAATTATTGTGCAGCGTCGCCCAATCCGGCTTAATCTCGATCGCCCGCTGGTAAACCTCGATCGCCTCAGCAGCCCGATCTTCCTTTAGCAAAATCACACCCAGATTGCTGTAAGCTTCCACGTAATCCGGCTTCAAAGCGATCGCCTGTCGGTAGGTATCCATTGCCGCTTCGAGCTGACTATTTTCATCTAAAACCACAGCCAGATTGTATAAAGCATCGAGATAATCCGGTTTTTGGGCGATCGCCTTTCGGTAACAGTCGATCGCCCCCAACAAATTACCCTGCTTGTGAAAAACATTTCCCAAGTTATAATGAACTGCCGCCCAATCTGGTTTCAAATCCAGAGCTTGTCGGTAGTGAAAAACCGCCTCATCCAGCCACGCATAGTCGCTGTAAAGTTGACCCAAATAAGCATGAGCCAGAAAAAACTGGGGCGAAATCTCCAAAGCTTGCACAAAAGCGTCTCTTGCCGCCGTCGGATCGCCTTGAGCTTCGAGAATTTCGCCTAAAGTCGTGTAAGCCGAGGGCGAAAACGGTTGAAGTTCGATCGCCTTGTTGCAAAACTCGATCGCCTCAGTTAACTTCCCCCGGTTCAAATAAATTCGGGCTTGCCGGATATATTCTTCAGTGCTCATTGCTAGCGGTGCAGTTGCGGTTTCTTTACCGCTTCAGTAAAACCTAGAAATTCTAATTTAAAAACTTGGTATTTATATTTTTCCCGATCGGGCGATCGATTAATTTTATCAATAACTGTCGATCGACTTTTTTGACTGCCCCTGCTGTAGTTCCTGCATTGAATATTTCAACCTCACCCCGCTTGTGGCAGAGTGAGGTTGAAATCCTTTAAAACTACCGGCTTTGTGAGAACAGCCCCGAATCTTATCCGGTGCTGCCCCACAACAGCCAGTTGTTTTAGAACAACTCGAAGTTGTTGGAGGTAATCGTCAGGTTAGGCTGCAACTGAGCAACAGTTAGCACTCCGTTGGTGCCGTTGAAGAACAACTTACCGCTTGTTGGGTCGTAGACCAACTTGTTCGTCGTGGCTGTTCCTGGAGTAGCTTCGTTGAAATTAGAAACGACGACAAACTCGCTGGCCTCGAAGCTGGTGCCCAAACCAGCGAACACACCACCCGATTTCAAGCGGATCTTATCTTCGGCTGGGGTAAAGTCTGTGATCGTGTCTACGCCATAATCGCCACCGCTGGAGAAGAAGTAGAACGTATCGCTGCCAGCACCGCCCGTCAGCACATCACTTCCTCTGTCGCCAGAGATAAAGTCATTGCCAGCGCCACCATTGACCGTATCGTTGTCTTTACCGCCGAACAGGCTGTCGTTGCCGTCCCCGCCGCTGACAACATCGTTGCCTTGGCCGCCAAAGACTGTATCGTTGCCAGAGCCACCAAGTACGGTGTCGTTGCCTCTGTCGCCAGAAATTAAGTCATTGCCATCGCCGCCGTCTACCAGGTCATCACCTTTACCAGCAAAAATGAAGTCATCGCCGGTGCCGCCAGCGACCACATCGGCGCCGCTGCCTGAAAAGACAGTATCGTTGCCATCACCGGCGCCGATAGTGTCATTGCCGCCTCCGGTAATAATCAGCTCGTTGCCACTGCCACCAGCGACGACATCATTGCCCCCAAAAGTCAGGATAATATCGTTGCCGGGGCTGCCGCTCAACCTGTTGTCGCCGGTGGTGCCGATAACGGTAAAGCCACCGCCACCACCACCACCTGGTAGTGAACTTGCTGGTTGTGTTGGATTAGTTACCTGTGTCATTTACACTCCTCCTAAAAGATCAATCATTTTTCTACAATACACTTTTCCCTCCAAAGGGATTCAATAAATGAAACCGGACATCGGTTGAGACCCTAATTGACCCGGCTGCTATAAGCTGTCATGTAATTTAAATTGTCAGCAGCGAGCCTCGGAGCGCGAGTTGAATCCTGTATTCGTTGAGCAGCAAATCTCGGTTGTTTCCTGCTTTTGACTCTCGACTCCACCACTGCCTCCTCTAACACGAAAATATTCCAGTTAAACGTTTGCGAGTTTACCATAATGACCGTCGGTGTGGCTAGTCATTATTAAAACAATAGCCGGAAGATACACAGAGACCATTTTTAATGGGAGTATGCTCTCAAGATTGAGAAGTTGCACCGGGCCCGCGGGCACTGTCGATCGCCGGAGAGTTCGATCGCCCGCAATGGAGCTGGAACTGATCTGCGATTTTTTTTAAGTACACTGTAGTTGACCAGACTTTTGATTTTCGCCAATAGTTCCCCAGAGATCAATTTTTTTTAACTGGCTTTTACAGCAAGCCCGCGCACGCTGGAGGCCCTATTTAATCGCAACTGCGTCCCAACACAGTCCCGGACGGGCTTTTGAGCCTCATCACCTGGATGTTTCCAGCCAAATCCCTCACGCTCAATGCAGGATTTTGGCTAAAAAACCCTGTTTTTCAACCACAATCCGTCATTTCAACCATGAGCCACATCCACCCGGAAAATCAGACAATGCAGCGATCGTCTTTTGGTGAAGTTGGGATGAAGGGTGGGCCGGTAGATTTGTGACGGTACTGTCACTAGATTTTAGATTTTAGATTTTAGATTTAGTCCACAGATGAATCGCAGTTATGGGTTGGCACAATTGTAGTTATGGATAATTTACCTGTTCATCATGCTGAAGCCGTCAATTTTTTGATGGTATCTATCGGGTCCCAAGTAAAATTCTTACCTCGATACTCGCCGGATTTATCTCCCATCTAGTTGTAGTGGGCAAAAATCAAAGCGATTTTCCGTCCTGAAGCGTATCCACCTTCAAATCTTCTCGATGAAGCGATTACTAAAGCTATTAATGCTTTTAATGATGAAAATGCTTGGCGATCCTTTCATCACTCTGGTCTCTTTTGAAAACCAATTAAATAGTTCATTTTTGTGGTAGATGCGATCGCTAATACCTGTGAGTGAAAATATTAAGTTTTTAGCATTTTTTTACTAATTGTTGTTAAATTATATCCGATCATTAACGATTAGCAAATTACCCGAAATTTGGTTCGGCATTCATTCAGATAAAATCTGTACTATTTATTCCTAGCGGTGTGCTGTAAGTTGCGCTGGTGAAGCGTTGGAATTGCTCTGGCTGTCGTACTTGTAGATGTGAGCGTCACTCTCGAAAATATAAATGATGGAAGTAGCTGCATAGTAGGTCAGCGCTAGCAGCGACA of Oscillatoria nigro-viridis PCC 7112 contains these proteins:
- a CDS encoding transposase, translating into MVVMDNLPVHHAEAVNFLMVSIGSQVKFLPRYSPDLSPI
- a CDS encoding tetratricopeptide repeat protein, whose product is MSTEEYIRQARIYLNRGKLTEAIEFCNKAIELQPFSPSAYTTLGEILEAQGDPTAARDAFVQALEISPQFFLAHAYLGQLYSDYAWLDEAVFHYRQALDLKPDWAAVHYNLGNVFHKQGNLLGAIDCYRKAIAQKPDYLDALYNLAVVLDENSQLEAAMDTYRQAIALKPDYVEAYSNLGVILLKEDRAAEAIEVYQRAIEIKPDWATLHNNLGQALLDKSPERAIASYLTAIELEPDMVLAHYNLGKAWQLQGEHSAALACFERAIEIDSDYISGYTDAGFSLMVLGKIAEAMPYFERAIALKPDFVEAYCRLGDRRRVAAVEDDELSRAIAACDRFLTALTGRKKEEGSSATDFVADVTDVKDRRKKEEKETIPNAQFPIPNSQGPIPNAQLPIAEICDNLAEIYLHLGNALTEYGGHESAAAYYQKALQIQPQNAEIYWRLGNSLAQQQRLGAAIAVYRMALTIQPALPQVYFELAKLLEKQGRWERAIDYYQKVLELQLQGYGEQKEWKKQSFILPDNTSIKPPKGIYLSSWDWLVNAKLDADNYVEFFWQPAPEASAENIPNSQFARSNSKLANSDCTGLTCGLCLQRLSKWFDPVHLGWGVCRLSNSQPIPVQSPKTFVAAIPNGRVWIVPQENYWLICKAIAVITPDNYLLADVSRDYPGFLPGCEKHDVRKHSVFQLESFPALKQIDGSVAVLSGLSGNVYFHWMVDVLPRIELLRHSGRDLAEIDWFLVNSCQHQFQRESLRILGIPEEKVLESDRLPHIQATELIVPSFAGYLGWPSGWAMDFLRREFLKGIIPSSLYPKRIYISRSKARYRRVLNEEDAIEVLEKFGFVSILPESMSLAEQIAHFYHAEVIVAAHGSGLTNTIFCRQGTKVIELVSPHYISHYYWGISQYLQLEHYFLAGEAFECYPIRQLMYQNSLTEDILVNLSSLKRMVEVVGLS
- a CDS encoding calcium-binding protein; amino-acid sequence: MTQVTNPTQPASSLPGGGGGGGFTVIGTTGDNRLSGSPGNDIILTFGGNDVVAGGSGNELIITGGGNDTIGAGDGNDTVFSGSGADVVAGGTGDDFIFAGKGDDLVDGGDGNDLISGDRGNDTVLGGSGNDTVFGGQGNDVVSGGDGNDSLFGGKDNDTVNGGAGNDFISGDRGSDVLTGGAGSDTFYFFSSGGDYGVDTITDFTPAEDKIRLKSGGVFAGLGTSFEASEFVVVSNFNEATPGTATTNKLVYDPTSGKLFFNGTNGVLTVAQLQPNLTITSNNFELF